The DNA region CGACCGTCTAATGGCTGGCGTTCATCTGGACAAATGGTAGCACTGCCGCAATTGCCTGTAGAGCGGGTAACTGGACGCAGTGAATTTGATCGTTTGCTGGATGAATCCTTCAATTATTCTGAAAGCATTGATTTAGATGCTGTTACAAGAGTGCCAGGACCCAATGGTGAAGATTTGCCACTGCACGTTTACCCTTATGGTGTTAGTCGCCATCAACTAGAACAGGTAATTAGCGTGCTAACTTTGCCCGTGGTATTGACAAAAGATATAGATACTGCTGATGCAATTTTAGCACTGCGATCGCACGTCAAAAACCACGCCAAATTACGCCAAATGGCCAAAGCCCGTCATGTACCCATCCACGTAATTAAGTCCAGCACCATTCCCCAAATTACCCGTGGCTTGCGACGGTTGCTGAACATTGATGACCCAGAGATGGCCGATGACCTAGAATTGCAACTGTTTTTGCACAATGGTAGCGATGATGAGATGGATGCCTTGGAAGAAGCCAGACTTGCTGTTGAGCAAATTGTGATTCCTAAAGGACAGCCAGTCGAATTATTGCCGCGTTCTTCTCAAGTCCGCAAAATGCAACATGAGTTGGTAGAACATTATCGCCTCAAGTCGCATAGTTTTGGCGAAGAACCAAATCGCCGCTTACGGATTTATCCGGCGTAACCTTACCCCTACCCCTCTTCGCTGTGCAAAGAGGGGATGTTACTAGGAGATACTTGATGTCCTATAGAGAGTTTTCTTTAAGAAAAGTAAAACAAGACTTTAATCTCACCTTAGTAGAAGGTGGACGATTTTTACCTCCTATAGAACCAATCTCACCTAGTCTGCTGCTGGCTGAATTTTTAGCAGAAAGTATCCAGCTAGCAATTGCAATGGGTTCTGAGAAAGCTAGATCAGAATTGATTATCAGCCCAATTTTGTTTGAAGTCCGAAAAATTCTCAACAGAAAAATCAGTTTTTTTTCTGGAGAAGAATTTAATGTTGATCCAGAAGTTGGACTGGCTGGATTTTGCGACTTTTTGATTAGCGCTTCGCCAGAACAATTATTTATTGAAGCCCCAGCAGTGGTGATTGTGGAAGCCAAAAAGGAAAATCTTAAAGGTGGTTTGGGACAGTGTATCGCAGAAATGATCGCCGCCCAAAGGTTTAATGCCAAATACGAAAAACCTATTGCTACTATCTACGGTAGTGTTACTAGTGGCAACCTGTGGACATTCCTCAAGTTAGAGGATAGCACTGTAACTATTGATTTAACTGAGTACTTAATTCCTCCAGTAGAGCAAGTCTTAGGTATTTTAGTGTGGATGATTCGCTCACAATCAACTTAAGGTTGGGTTTCGCTTCTAATTACTGTTAATTTACACATGCCAAAAAACCCGATCGCGAAGACCAGGTTTTTGTGGGGCCATATTTCCCCAAGGCTAGTTATAGAAGTTATTTATAAATTAGTGTTCTGGTAATAACTACCAAACTTAGGTTACCAATTTCGGAAAACTGCCGCCCAATTCTTAAAATTTTTTCTTGCTCATACCAATTTTAAAAATGATTGCGGCAGATGGGCAGAAAAAACCCAGATACACTAAGCGGTTTCCAATCTAAAATCTAAAAATCTAAAATCCAAAATAGTATCACCCGTGTGATGCCTGCTCATTGAAATTTAGATCACAACGTCTCTCTGAGAATTTTGCTATTGTTTGCTACTTTAAGATATATGCAAATCATAGAAATTTCTCCATTCCAGGCATTTCGCCGCAGTGTGGTAACGGTGATGCAGGTAGTTCCAAAGGAGCTACGCTATGTGGCAATTTTGACATTAGTGGGTGGTGCAGGCCCAGCGATCGCCATTTGGCTCAACAAGCTGATTATTGATGAGGGAGACAAGGAGAATAAGCAATGCCCAATTCCCCATGCCCCATGTCCCATGTCCAATTTTTATTCTGGTAACTTATATTGCCCAACAATCCGCTTGGCAAACTCTGGAACGTGCGCTTCTAATTTCTCTGGATGATTTCGCTTCACATACAAATAATTCCGAGTAAAGTGAGAATCAATGGAAAACCGCGCATATTCTAAACCTTTGGGGCCGATTTTTTCGATAACCACACCCATCAGTTTTGCTGCCCACATCGGGAGGGTAACGCCTTTATCGTAAGCAGGAATACTTTGCTGTACAGCTTCCTTGCGGTTGCCTTTAGACATTACTGGTTGAGTATCTAACTGGTCTTTCACCAAGTCCAGCATTTCCTTACCAGTATCATTTCTAACTACAATCCACTGCCAGCCAAAGGGTGCGCCCATGTAGCCAACAACTAAATCGGCTAGGGAGTTGACGTAATCAAAGCAACTCATACAGGATGGGGCAAAGACATCTTTGAGTTGGTTTGTCTTCAAGCCAAAGAAAGGTACTGTTTCTGATGAGCCATCTTCATGTTTGAAGTGAACCCGGAAGTCTTGCATGAATTCGTAATGCACAACTGTATCAGGCGATCGGCTGGTGGTTTCTAAGAATTTTTGCAGTCCAGCACGGTTAACATTATCTACGCAGGGCGTACCCAAAACATACAGCTTTTCTAAACCAAGTTGTTTTTCTACGGCTCGTAGTGCCTGAATTTGACAACCAACACCAATTACTAATAGCCGCTTCATCCCGGATTTTTCTATCTGTTCCAACACCGAAAGGTTTGGGGAAAGAGTTGGTTTATTTACCCGCGCTGCTAGTATTTCTTCTGGAGTACGAGCGATGACGGGCATGGGTTGAAAGCGGTCTTCTTTGGTATTTTGCACGCAGACAACACCTTCAACTATGCCGCGATTGAGCATTTCAATGGCAATGCTGCTAACAATACCCGTCCATTGTGCGCCTTCGATAGGCTGTTGTTTCCGCGCTGCCATCATGTCTTGGTGAACACCAAAGTAGAGTTCATCAGGGTTATCGAGATGGCGCGATCGCGTGTGTGTTTCTTCTTCAAGTTCGCCTATTTGCTGATTAATAAAAGCACAGGCTTCCTTGACATAGTGAATATAGTATGTATCACATAGTCCACACTCGCTACAGAGTTCTTTAGCAGGGCGGCGGCTGGTAGATTTTAAGGCTCTGGCTTTTTTGTGAGGAGAAACTGAGGTCATATAAATTTTTTGTTTTATTCAGGAATCGCTTTTATTACAATACCTTCACTGGCTATGAACTTCACGATAGAGATTGGACAACAAGAGGATGGACGCAATAATAAGCAGAAGTGATTGCTTTTCCTGCTGTACTGGCTTACGGGCAGACACGAGAAGGACTACCATTAAGTAAGAAGATTCTTGCTACTATTTGGTAAGACTATGCAAGTTGAAAAACTATCAATTTCCTTACCAGCGTCCCTGGTGCAATTTGTTGAAGGTTACAAAGTAGCCCATGATTGTAAATCTCGCTCCCAAGTCATTGAAATGGCGTTGCAATTGTTGCGAAAACAAGAATTAGAATTAGCTTACCGAGAAGCATCTGCCGAAGTTGACAATGATTGGGATGTAACGATTATAGATGGATTAATAGATGAAACGTGGTGATATTTATTATGCGAATCTCAGTCCGACTGTAGGTTCAGAAATGGATAAACGCCGCCCTGTGCTGATAGTCAGCAATGATGCAAGTAATCGCGCTGCTAGCACAGTAACAATTTTACCACTCACATCCAATGTTAGCCGTGTTTATCCGTTCGAGGTTTTACTTAATCTAGAGGATAGTGGTTTAGCTAAAGCTTCCAAAGTACAAGCGCAGCAGGTGCGAACAATTTCTAAGCAAAGAATTGTGTCAGAGGTGGTAAATAGTTTAAGTGAAGAGTTGATGCAATTAGTAGATGCTGCTCTCAAACTACATTTAGGTTTGGAGTGAGTACCTTTTAGGGCAAACCTCCTTACAATGAAAGTTGGTAATGCGATCGCGTGTGTGTTTCTTCTTCAAGTTCGCCTATTTGCTGATTAATAAAAGCGTAGGTTTGCTTGACATAGTGAATATAGTATGTGTGATAATTCAGCGATCAGTATAATTTATTATGAGTATAAATTTGGTAAACACTAATGTTGCAATCTATTGAAGGAATGTATAAGAACGGTAATATAGAACTTTCAGAATTACCATCTGATGTATTAGAAAGCCGTGTTATTGTAACTTTTCTAGAACGAAAAAAACCTCAAAGTCAAAAGCGGATAATGCAGCTTGGGATGTTTTCTGGAAATAATCAATCAACAGAAAAAGATTTTCAATTTACTGAATTTCATGGAGATACCGAAGACGGCTTAGACTGGTCATAGGTAATTATGAAGTACGTGATTGATACTCATGCTCTCATCTGGTTTCTCGAAGGAAATCCACGATTAGGTGCGAATGCCAAGACTATTCTTTCTAATCCTGATTCCCAATTAGTTATACCAGCTACAACATTAGCCGAAGCTGTTTGGATTGTTCAGAGAGGAAGAACATCTATTCCTTTTGCCAAGAATTTACTAATATTATAGATATTTCTGTGGAATAACTTGCTTGGTGAGCTTTTAGCGATCGCAATACTTGTGATAAATGCGGGTATATCTGAGTTCTGTAAGGTGATGAGTTTAACCAACTAAAAATTTGTACTAATATTTAAACAGATTGTATCATCCTGATGTCAACAGTTCTACAATTGCAAAAGCCTCTATGCAAGCAATTAATCAAGCTTATAAAGAATTTCAGGAACGGGTAATATAAAGTTAGCAGTTTATCGATGCAAGTCAAAATGTAAATTACCCACCACCAATTGCTAAGAGCAATATGGTGGGGGCAATTAATCGCCCAGAGTTTACCCGACTAAGTACTTTGAGTACTACGATTTTCAGGTCATCTCACCTACGAATACGCAGCCAGTTTGTAGCTCTGAGGTTAACAGTTAAACAGGTGTAATGGGTTAAGCCAGTGCTGTTAGCGTAAAAAGCCTTTAAATCATTAGAACAGTAACAGTAATGAACATTGTGTTAATACTCAGTACTTATGTACTTGATATATTCTCTATACCTTATAAGCGGTATTTCGACTCAGCACCTTGATTATTTTTGACCACTCCGATAAACACCCCATGTCATCTGTCAGTAGGGTAAAATATATAACTCTTCAGAAGTATTGACATCTGAACTTTTTCAAGCATTTATCTTGCATATTTTGAAAAAACGTTATAAATTATTAGATTATAGGGGAATAATCTGACCTCTTAGTGTCAAAAACTAATCCTGCTCAAGTAAATATACTGCAACCAGTTTTACTTCATGCAAATCTTAAACAGCACTGAAGATATGTTTTTATTTGGTAAAGCAAAGATTCTGGACATGAAACGGAACAATAAATAATCTAAAAATATATCTTGTGTGACTGTTTTTAAAATCATGTTACCGCTTGCGGTGATGAGCAATAACTAGAATTCACCAAAAGAGTAATCCATTATAAGTAAATTAACTAGTAATAAAGCTGTATGTATCAGCAGATTTATTCGTTATTAGTTGATTAATTTTTTTCCAAATTATATTTGCTATTCAAAGAATTGTTTTTGTTATGCTGAGAATGGCAAAA from Nostoc commune NIES-4072 includes:
- a CDS encoding Coenzyme F420 hydrogenase/dehydrogenase, beta subunit C-terminal domain — encoded protein: MTSVSPHKKARALKSTSRRPAKELCSECGLCDTYYIHYVKEACAFINQQIGELEEETHTRSRHLDNPDELYFGVHQDMMAARKQQPIEGAQWTGIVSSIAIEMLNRGIVEGVVCVQNTKEDRFQPMPVIARTPEEILAARVNKPTLSPNLSVLEQIEKSGMKRLLVIGVGCQIQALRAVEKQLGLEKLYVLGTPCVDNVNRAGLQKFLETTSRSPDTVVHYEFMQDFRVHFKHEDGSSETVPFFGLKTNQLKDVFAPSCMSCFDYVNSLADLVVGYMGAPFGWQWIVVRNDTGKEMLDLVKDQLDTQPVMSKGNRKEAVQQSIPAYDKGVTLPMWAAKLMGVVIEKIGPKGLEYARFSIDSHFTRNYLYVKRNHPEKLEAHVPEFAKRIVGQYKLPE
- a CDS encoding ribbon-helix-helix domain-containing protein, yielding MQVEKLSISLPASLVQFVEGYKVAHDCKSRSQVIEMALQLLRKQELELAYREASAEVDNDWDVTIIDGLIDETW
- a CDS encoding type II toxin-antitoxin system PemK/MazF family toxin, which gives rise to MKRGDIYYANLSPTVGSEMDKRRPVLIVSNDASNRAASTVTILPLTSNVSRVYPFEVLLNLEDSGLAKASKVQAQQVRTISKQRIVSEVVNSLSEELMQLVDAALKLHLGLE
- a CDS encoding type II toxin-antitoxin system VapC family toxin, whose protein sequence is MKYVIDTHALIWFLEGNPRLGANAKTILSNPDSQLVIPATTLAEAVWIVQRGRTSIPFAKNLLIL